Part of the Methylovirgula sp. 4M-Z18 genome is shown below.
ATATTGCAGACCTGAAGCGCCAGGTCGTCCTGCACTAAAGCGTCCCCCGCTCTCCCGCCAATTCATTGCGACGCGGCACCAAAATAAGAAAAGGCTGGGGATACCCAACCTTTTCTCGAACTTCATGTGGATTTGAACCAGTGCATCCGTGGCGCAGAACCTGAAGTGCCACTGATCATAGAGCATTGTCCGCCGCCAATGGGTGAGTATTTTCACAGACTTACACTTTCGTTTAGGTACCGCTTACGGCTGATCCTGCCCAGACAACAGCGGGCTTGCGCCCCGGCCGGCCCCCACCGTTCGGGCCGGGGTGGCGCTCCCATTTCCGGCTTCCTATATTGAGGATGGCCCCAGGGGAGCCCCTCATGCGCGAGTCGTCGATAATTCTCGAGAGTTCCACGATGCTCACCGTCGAAGACCATGCGGCGCTGAGCAAGGCCGTCGATTTGCTCGAGCGCTCCTCGCTCACGCTGCGGCTGACCACGCTCGCCGGCAAGCAATTGGAAATGGTCGGCCGCGCCTTGCCGCAAAGGGCAACCCAGATCATCAACGGCGCCGCGGAACTCGCCATCAAGACGGCGTTGCGCGCGGCGCTCGCCACCACCTCGCATAAGATCGGGACGCCGGCCGCCAACGGCTGGCACAGGACCCTGACCGCAGCCTCCGGCGCGGCCGGTGGCGCCTTCGGCCTCGCCGCGCTCAGCGTGGAACTGCCCGTTTCGACCACGCTGATGCTGCGCTCGATCGCCCAGATCGCTCGGGCCCAAGGCGAAAATCTCGACAATCCCGAAACCGCGCTCCACCTGCTCGAAGTCTTCGCGCTCGGCGGCCGTAAGCCGGGCGAGGAAATGCTGGAAGGCGGCTATTTCGCCCTGCGCATGGTGCTGGCGAAAAGCGTGTCGGACGCTGCCCGCTTCATCGCGGCCAAAAGCGCCGGCGATCAGACCGCGCCTGTCATCGTGCGCTTGATCTCCCTCATCGCCGCCCAATTCGGCATCGTGGTCGGCGAGAAATTGGCGGCGCAAGCGCTGCCGCTCATCGGCGCGCTCGGCGGCGCGGCGGTAAATTACGCCTTCACCCAACATTTCCAGGACATAGCGCTCGGCCATTTCACGGTGCGGCGGCTGGAACGCATCTATGGGCCAGAGGCAGTGCGCGAAGCCTATGAGCAGATCAGGTTGAGCGGCAAATCTGTAGGACGATGACGCGCGACTCCTTCTCCCAGAGGGAGAAGGTGGCGCGAAGCGACGGATGAGGGGACTTTGTCGCGAGAGTGGCCACCACAAGAATCCAGCTAATGATGATTCCGCGTCCCCTCATCCGTCATGCTTCGCATGCCACCTTCTCCCTGTGGGAGAAGGGTTTTGCGCCCTACACGCTGCCCATCGCGTGCCAGCCGAGCCTTTCCTTGATGCGCTTCAGCAACGTGTCGCGTAAGGTTCGATACCCCTCCAGCATCTGGTCGCGCGTGCCGACGGCGGCGCTCGGGTCGGGGGTCGGCCAGTAGACGACGTCCACCGCCATGGTGCGCGTCATTTCCAACGCCTTGTGATGCGCTTCCGGCGAGAGCGTGATGATCAGATCGAAACTCGTGTCTTCGAGTTCCTCGAAGGAATGCGGCTTGTGTTTGGAAATATCGAGGCCCATTTCATCCATCACCGCGATGCAGAAGCCGTCGAGTTCGCCCGGCCGCACGCCGGCCGAGGCGATATAGATCTCGCGGCCGAACAGGTACTTGGCCAAAGCCTCCGCGATGGGTGATCGCACCGCATTGTGCGAACACGCAAAGAGCACGGCTTGCGGGCGGCCGAGGTCCAAGCGTCACCCTTTCCAATGCAGGGCGGTGACGAGGGTGAACAGGCGCCGCGCCGTGTCGAAATCGACGTCGATCTTGCCGGCGAGCCGTTCGGCAAGCAATTGCGCGCCTTCGTTGTGCAAGCCCCGCCGGCCCATGTCGATCGCCTCGATCTGACTCGGGCTCGCAGTGCGGATCGCCGCATAATAGCTCTCGCACACGAGAAAATAGTCTTTCAGAATGCGGCGGAACGGCGTGAGCGAGAGCAGGTGGATCATCACCGGCTCATCCGGTTCGGTGCGAATGTCGAGCGCGAGCTTGGCATCGTGCATCGCGATGCGCAGCATATAGGGGCCGCCGTCATGCTCGGCCGGCGCGAAGGTGTTGTCTTCGACAAGATCGTAGATCGCGATCTGCCGTTCGTGCTCCTGATCGGCATTGCCACGGCCGATCGAGGCTTCGTCGAGGGTGATGGAAATGAGTTTGCGTCGCGACATCGCCTCCCCTTTGTCCCGGCTCAATCCATATTCAATCGCAGCGCAACCGAACGCGCATGAGCATCGAGCCCCTCCGCATGGCCGAGCGCAATGGCGGCCGGCCCGAGCGCACGCAACGAGTCCGTATCGCATTTGAGCAGCGACGTGCGCTTCATGAAATCGAGCACGCCGAGGCCGGACGAGAAGCGCGCCGAGCGCGCCGTCGGCAGCACGTGATTGGAGCCGCCGACATAATCGCCGATCGCCTCGGGCGTGTGGCCGCCGAGGAAGATCGCGCCGGCATTGCGTACGCGCGCCGCGAGCCGGTCGGCATCCTGCGTCATGATCTCGAGATGCTCCGGCGCAAGGCGGTCGATCAGTGCCGCCGCATCGTCGAGCTTTTCGACGAGAACGGTCGCGCCGCAATCGCGCCAGCTTGCTTCCGCGATCGCGCGGCGCGGCAGGGT
Proteins encoded:
- a CDS encoding EcsC family protein, with the translated sequence MRESSIILESSTMLTVEDHAALSKAVDLLERSSLTLRLTTLAGKQLEMVGRALPQRATQIINGAAELAIKTALRAALATTSHKIGTPAANGWHRTLTAASGAAGGAFGLAALSVELPVSTTLMLRSIAQIARAQGENLDNPETALHLLEVFALGGRKPGEEMLEGGYFALRMVLAKSVSDAARFIAAKSAGDQTAPVIVRLISLIAAQFGIVVGEKLAAQALPLIGALGGAAVNYAFTQHFQDIALGHFTVRRLERIYGPEAVREAYEQIRLSGKSVGR
- a CDS encoding arsenate-mycothiol transferase ArsC, translating into MDLGRPQAVLFACSHNAVRSPIAEALAKYLFGREIYIASAGVRPGELDGFCIAVMDEMGLDISKHKPHSFEELEDTSFDLIITLSPEAHHKALEMTRTMAVDVVYWPTPDPSAAVGTRDQMLEGYRTLRDTLLKRIKERLGWHAMGSV
- a CDS encoding UPF0262 family protein → MSRRKLISITLDEASIGRGNADQEHERQIAIYDLVEDNTFAPAEHDGGPYMLRIAMHDAKLALDIRTEPDEPVMIHLLSLTPFRRILKDYFLVCESYYAAIRTASPSQIEAIDMGRRGLHNEGAQLLAERLAGKIDVDFDTARRLFTLVTALHWKG